Below is a genomic region from Gillisia sp. Hel_I_86.
CCTGATCTCCTAATAGCATGAAAAACATTAACTGACCATGAAAAATAGATATTTTTAGCACTTGGTCATGAAAAGCATTGATAATTCAAAATAGAAAGATCAGTATTGAGGAAATATGACTGTGAATACCGACCTACACTAATTCAGGAACTATAAATCACTAAAAATATAATTTGATGTGTTTTGCTTCATTTTAAACTGTTAAGGCAATTCAAACGTTAAAATATGTTAAAGCGGGACCAATTCGGTGACCAATAAAAGTAACCTCCCGCATAGACCTTATAAACGCTGGAAAGTTAAATCTATGGTCGTTCCCTCCGACTTCGCTCCGGGAGACAAAAACGTCAAACAATTAATTACAAGCAAGTAATAATTAAACCCTTAATGAGGGATTAAAGTTTAAATATGCGTTGTTAGTTTAATGTCAAATAGTTAAATTAGTACAAACCTAATAATTTAGTAGATGGCACTGCAAGGCACTCATATTCCGGATAAGATACTAGAAAGCAGAAACAAAAGGATTTCTGAAGAACATTTATTGAAGGAAGTACAAGAGGTCTTGGAAAGAGAACAGGTACAAGAAGATCTTATTCTGCAAAAGCTTAAACAAGGAATTGAAGCAGAAACCAATGTCCTACAATTAGAGTTTTTGGAAACTTCAAAAATTTATCATTTGACCGATATCGAAAGAATTTGCATAGATTACAGGTTACGGTTCTTAAACTCTTCCTATTTTAAAGCAGAACTTCCCTACGAAGCGATTTCTAAAATAAAACACCTTGAAAAAATCCATAGCACCAAGCTGGAGGGTTTTAAAATAATGGCACCGGCAAAACTATTCAAATTAGAAAATGCAGACGACCCCTTGCTTTTTGCACCCATTGGAAATCAATATTATTATTTGATCCATTCTTGGGGAAAGGACCTCCACCCTTTTAGAAAATTAATGATGTGGCCTTTTAAGCAAATAGAAAACCTAGTTGTTTTGTTATTGATAGTTAGTCTTGCTTTTACATCTGTTGTTCCCCCAGGAATGTTTGGCCAGCACCACACAACTGCAGAATTTCTCATTATCTATTTATTTATGTTCAAATGGTTGGCAGGTATGACCATATTTTTTGGGTTTAAAAAAGGCAAGAATTTTAGCGAGGCAATTTGGAGAAGTAAGTTTTATAATGCCTAATTGCATAAAAATTGATAAATCTGATATTTTTTAATTTTCTATAACTAACTTAGTTGTTATAAATCCAATAGTATGAGTGAAGATCAAGGTTATGAACATGTATATACAGGACCAGAAACAAATGTCCAATATTTACAGGAACTTTTTAATAAAGCGGGATTATCCAATATGGTGAGAAATGATTTTGATTCTGGTCTTAGAGCTGGTTTTGGTGGGGGTCTACCAGGGCAAGTTCAATTGTTTGTGATCAGTTCACATTTAGCCGAAGGTTTAGAAATTGCCAAATCCACATTCCCAGAAGAATTCAAAGATGGAAAATAGTATCCCAAAAAATCGAAATATCTGGCACCTGGTATTAGGAATCCTGTTTTTTTTATACGGATGCTATAAATTATATACCCTTACCACTACTCAAGAAGAGAATACTTTTGGGTATGTTATTGCTGTTGGCTTTATAGCGTTTGGAATCTACGATCTCTATAAATATTATAAAGGTATCTGAACAAAATAAGAACCTCGAAAAAAGCTATTTTTCGAGGTTCTTATTTTTAATGTGTTTAAAATCATGCTTCTACCGCATACATTTTATCGCGTTGCTCTTTGATCTTTTTATCTTCCATATACTCATCGAAAGTCATATACCTGTCTATAACACCAGAAGGCGTTAATTCAATTACCCTGTTTGCAACCGTTTGTGCAAATTCATGATCATGGGTCGTAAACAATACGGTTCCTTTAAAATTCTTAAGCGAATTATTAAAAGTGGTAATAGATTCAAGATCCAAGTGATTGGTAGGTTCATCCAACATTAGCACGTTAGCGCGCATCATCATCATCCTGCTTAACATACATCTAACCTTCTCTCCTCCAGATAGCACTCTCGAAGTTTTTAAGGCTTCTTCCCCACTAAAGATCATCTTGCCAAGAAATCCCCTAATATATACTTCTTCACGCTCCTCTTCGGTCTTGGCCCATTGCCTTAACCAATCTACCAAAGTATAATCGTTATCAAAAAACTCTGCATTATCTAAAGGCAAATAAGACTGAGAAGTAGTTACTCCCCAATTGTAAGTACCTGCATCTGCTTTTTGTTTCCCATTTAGGATCTCATAAAATGCCGTAGTTGCCCTGGAATCTTTGGAATAGACAACGATTTTATCCCCTTTTTTAAGGTTGATATCTACATTTTTAAAAATTATTTCCCCATCTATAGAGGATTCTAAACCTTCAATATTTAAAATTTGATCCCCGGCTTCCCGCTCCCTTTCAAAAATAATGGCAGGATATCTTCTACTGGAAGGTTTAATACCTTCTATATTCAGTTTATCGATCATTTTCTTACGCGAAGTCGCTTGTTTGGATTTTGCAACGTTCGCACTAAATCTTCGAATAAATTCCTCTAATTCCTTTTTCTTTTCTTCTGCTTTTTTGTTCTGTTGTGAACGTTGTCTCGCTGCTAACTGAGAAGATTCATACCAAAAAGTATAATTCCCACTAAAATGATTTATTTTACTAAAATCAATGTCCGAAATATGGGTGCAAACCGCATCTAGAAAGTGCCTATCGTGGGAAACAACAATTACGGTATTATCGTAATTGGCCAAGAAATTCTCCAACCATAAGATTGTTTCATAATCCAGATCGTTGGTAGGCTCATCCATAATAAGCACATCTGGATTTCCAAATAAAGCCTGGGCCAATAATACCCTCACTTTTTGTTTACCATCCAAATCTTTCATTAACGTATAATGATGGTCTGCCTTGATTCCCAAATTAGAAAGTAAAGCAGCAGCATCACTGTCGGCATTCCAACCATTCATCTCTTCGAATTCCACTTGTAGCACTCCTACCCGCTCTCCATCGGCATCATTAAAATCTTCTTTGGCATAGATGGCATCCATTTCGTTTTTGATCTTATACAATGGTTTATTTCCCATTATAACCGTTTCCAAAACCGTATTTTCATCATACAGGTTATGGTTCTGCTCCAAAACGGACATCCTTTTGCCAGGTTCCAAAT
It encodes:
- a CDS encoding ABC-F family ATP-binding cassette domain-containing protein, which translates into the protein MLSVSNLSVQFGKRILFDEVNTAFTQGNIYGIIGANGAGKSTFLNILSGKMDPTSGHVHLEPGKRMSVLEQNHNLYDENTVLETVIMGNKPLYKIKNEMDAIYAKEDFNDADGERVGVLQVEFEEMNGWNADSDAAALLSNLGIKADHHYTLMKDLDGKQKVRVLLAQALFGNPDVLIMDEPTNDLDYETILWLENFLANYDNTVIVVSHDRHFLDAVCTHISDIDFSKINHFSGNYTFWYESSQLAARQRSQQNKKAEEKKKELEEFIRRFSANVAKSKQATSRKKMIDKLNIEGIKPSSRRYPAIIFEREREAGDQILNIEGLESSIDGEIIFKNVDINLKKGDKIVVYSKDSRATTAFYEILNGKQKADAGTYNWGVTTSQSYLPLDNAEFFDNDYTLVDWLRQWAKTEEEREEVYIRGFLGKMIFSGEEALKTSRVLSGGEKVRCMLSRMMMMRANVLMLDEPTNHLDLESITTFNNSLKNFKGTVLFTTHDHEFAQTVANRVIELTPSGVIDRYMTFDEYMEDKKIKEQRDKMYAVEA
- a CDS encoding DUF2007 domain-containing protein, encoding MSEDQGYEHVYTGPETNVQYLQELFNKAGLSNMVRNDFDSGLRAGFGGGLPGQVQLFVISSHLAEGLEIAKSTFPEEFKDGK